In the genome of Archangium lipolyticum, the window GGCGGAAGCGAGGCGGCGGAAGTGCTGCGCGCCCAGGCCTTCGACAAGTCGCAATCCGTGGAGCTGCGGAAGGCCGCCTACCGCGCCCACAAACGTGCACTCCGCGCCGCCGAGCGCGCCCGGAAGGAAGGAACCCCGTCGTGAGCACCGCCACCCACCACGCCGTCGAGCTGCGTTACGCCACCGCGAGTGACGTGGACGCTGGCGCCAACGCCTCGCGCGTCCTGCTGGCCCTGGAGGGTTCCCGGGGCACCGTGGGCGTGCGCGGCCGGGTGCGCGAGCCCGCCCTCTTCCGCGACGCGCTCGCCGCCACCCTCGGCATCCTCGCCAGCGACTTGCGCTACCGGGGCAAGGATCGCACCGCGTACCTCGCGTACCTGATGAAGCAGGGCAAGCGCGCCACCGCTCAAATCTGGGAGGCACAGAAGGCCTTCCTGGAGCAGTCCCTGGAGGGAGAGGAGAAGGCGGACGCGGTGTTGGACCCCGTGCTCACCGTCGACCCCGACCAGGTGTCGCTGGAGGTGTTCTCCCGCGACGAGAGCGCCTACGCGCGCCTGTCCTTCGACAACTCCCTCTTCGAGGGCCGCGAGGCCGCGCACGGCTCCACCTTCCTGGACGTGCCGGGAGACCTGCTGGCCAAGGTGGACCGGCTGCGCACCTACGTGCCGGTGTCGCTGGAGGCGCATGTGGCGCTGCCCTCGCGCACCGCCGAGGCCCGCGCCGCGCGCAACGTGGAGGTGCCCCACGCCTGGCTGCGCGGCTTCCTCCAGGTGCAGTCCGCCGCCACGCTGCCCGCGAGCACCTGCTCCCTGGCGGCCATCGATTTGTACAACCTGCTCTTCGCCCTGCGCACCCGGAAGGCGAAGAAGGCGCCGCGCGCGCTGCGCTTCGAGCTCGTCCCCGGCGCGCAGCCGAGGCTCGTGCTGGAGCCCTGGGAGCTGGTGCTGGAGTGCCACGGGCCGAAGTACCAGGGCAGCGCGCCCGCGGTGGTGCGCACCTTCGGGCGGCAGCGGCTGGCGGCCCTCGCGCGCCTGTTGCCGCATGCGCAGGGCGTGCGCGTGCAGATGCTCGGGCCGGGCCTGCCGGTGTTCTGGGTCATCGACCTGGGCCCGGCGACGCTGACGCTGGCCCTCACCGGCTGGACGGAGAGCGGCTGGTCCAGCGCGGCGGCCTTCG includes:
- a CDS encoding SWIM zinc finger family protein, whose amino-acid sequence is MSTATHHAVELRYATASDVDAGANASRVLLALEGSRGTVGVRGRVREPALFRDALAATLGILASDLRYRGKDRTAYLAYLMKQGKRATAQIWEAQKAFLEQSLEGEEKADAVLDPVLTVDPDQVSLEVFSRDESAYARLSFDNSLFEGREAAHGSTFLDVPGDLLAKVDRLRTYVPVSLEAHVALPSRTAEARAARNVEVPHAWLRGFLQVQSAATLPASTCSLAAIDLYNLLFALRTRKAKKAPRALRFELVPGAQPRLVLEPWELVLECHGPKYQGSAPAVVRTFGRQRLAALARLLPHAQGVRVQMLGPGLPVFWVIDLGPATLTLALTGWTESGWSSAAAFDALMPREVPEGLAEKLRDRLRKEGPLSFEALSSGTDAPKDAVRGALQLECLRGRVLYDIAKGTYRPRELLSTPVDEAVIRYGNEREERAHRLLGDGGPGAGEVKLTKVHEVVGVGTRLSGEVVDREAVRSFFPGFLLDLEGRVREASCGCPHYRRSGLREGPCEHMIALRLAYARQRAQEEALRQTPKGRALIRAETRAYVRRDESGQEQVYRVSLDGKLVSVEWGPRLGEQRHQRLWFDTDGEARTAYFARLESLAAEGFIDSAGGAV